The region TCTGGCATCGCAGGCAGCTTATGTAGCGCAAAGTAATAATCAAAATTAAAATCCAGCCAATCACCAATAAACAAAACCCTGTCCCCTGGTACGATATTGTTCTTTAGAAAAATAGCCGTATAATCAGGGTCCTTTAGTGTCCCTTTTCTTTCATAATACGCTTCTTTTCTTGCCTGAACTTCACTCAATCCCAGTGACAATACAAGAATAATAGACAATATACTAAGCACTACCGACCTGATATTCCTGTATTTCGGCTCTATAAATCTTGCCAGAAAATAGTATATACCGGAAGAAGCTAATCCTAAATATAGCGGCAGCAAAAACAGCCAGACTCTTGTAAAAGGAATTACACGTTGAATTAATAACACAGGAATGAGCCAGAGAACTGATGCTATTATCGGTATACGATGTACGCTCAGTCGGCTGTGGAAAAACAATGAAATAAAGAACCCACTTACCAAAAGGAAGCTTATAAGAAAAGGTATCCCTTCGTTCCACTCTTTCCAGGTAGAAACAATAATCGGTGGAAGTTTTGATATAAAAATTGACCAATCTTTTGGAACAGCATTATAAGTGAATATCAGTGACTTTAATCCAGAGACAATAATTACAGGAGAATATAAAATAGAAGTTAGAACAAAAGTAATAATTACAGAAATAAATAAATTTATTAATAATGTCCTCTGATTTAACTTTGTATCTTTCAATATACCTGACAGTAACAACCAAATTATTACTATTCCATATGGATACAGCATGATCGGGATCGTATAAAAACCAAGGGCAGAAATAATCGCAAATAACAGCCATAAAAACAAATTATCATTTTGCTTTAAGTATGCTGCAATTACAATAATAAGCAGGAAAAAAAGAACCAGCAAACTGTATCCTCGTGCAGCAATGGAAAAATAGATAAGAGGGTCGGAAGTTGCAACAAATGCTGCTGTTAAAAGAGCGGCATACTTGTTGTAAAAACTGCGGACGAATAAATAAGAAGCCGGAACTAAAAGTATTCCCGCTATAAGCGCAGGCAGACGAATCGCCCAAGGCTGTATGCCAAATATCCTATACGATATATGGGCTAAGAGTGTATGAAAAATGTGATTGTTTGCAATAGGATAATTTGTAAGCCCATAACTTAACGGATTCAAGATAAACATGGAAGTGCTTACACCCTCATCGTATTCCATAATTTTAAAAAAGACGAGATATATCCTGATAGCAGCCGCTATAAGAATGATAGCAAGGAGACTGTATATATGTACTCTATCTCCTTCTTTCATTTCATCCTTGAAATTCTGGATCATTTCATCTTTGAAAGAAGAAAAAGATATTAATACATTAGAGAAAGGATGCATAAAAAGGTATCGTTATTGCAATAATATTTTTGGAAATGACCTATTAATTATAGGCAAGCAAATTATAATTATCAATAACTGATAATGCCAGCAAAATAAAATCTAAGGACGATTACCTGAAAAAGAATGCGCTCATAAAATAAGCTTGCTGGTTAATTAGCATTAAGTCCTATGAGCCAAAATAATTAAAGAGTGCTGGATATAGATTATTATGAGGTAATCTAAAATCTTACTCGTTTCTTACAAGAAGTGAAAAAGAGCCGATTGTTTGCCTGATTTCGTAGTGTTCCATTATATACTCATTTAATACAGGCGCCCATGTTTTACGTTTTTGCATTTCTAACGTTAACTCCGCAATTATAACTCTTACGTTTTTTTCTTCTATCAGTCTTATTACCTCTCTCTGTCTTTCTTCCGATTTCAGGTACTCCCCGATAAAGGCGAACTTTTCAAGAGGCTGACGACCTGTTACAAAAAGGTAAAGCTGGTAAGAGCCCGGAAAAGTAAATATATATTCATTTTCCTTTGTCAAATCTTTTATAACATCCGTTATCTTATGAAAGTTATCAGCATACTTATTTGTAGTATAAACATGCAATCTGGAATCAGACATATAAACAGGGTTTGTAAATCTTATGAAAAAAGAACCATTTATAAATACATCAGGGATAATACAGCTAAAAAGAATAAAAGGTACAAGTATGAAATTTAATCCACCGAGTGATGCTAAGTGCATCATTCGAAGTTTTTTAAGATAGCTACTTTTATTGTTGAAATACCTTGCAATGAGGTATACGTCAATGATTAATACAGGAGACAAAATCATGCCTATGCGGCCAACCCCGGGATACATAACAACCTGATTTAAACTCATGCACCCAAATAAAAGGACAATTAAAAGCTTTTTATCTTTTGCATTAAAATGCCAGCCCTCCCTTTTTATTATAATGAGAACTATACTTATGAAAACAAATAAATACAGGACGAACGGTAAAAATGCTCCGATATATTTTTGAATCGCTATCAAATTCAATGAAAATATTTGACTTACAGGGGGAAGATCAAAGTATAAGCTTTTCATGGCAGCAGAATACCCAAAAGTTTGTCGATATGCTTCATTTAGAGCAGAGTTTGAAAAGAGATATAACATCAATGGAATAAATCCAGCTATGACACCATAGCTAAGGTAAAAGAAATTTGTTGGACTCATCATTATCTTGGATGAATCAATTATCTTGCCTTCCAGTGATATAGATTTCAAAAATTCCACAATGACAGCCGCTATAAGAAAAAAACCGAACAAATCAACTCTAAATACCAATGTGACAATTGACGCTATTCCACAAATAAAATAAAATATCCTGCTTTTTGATGAAACCATTTTTATAAGAATAAAAATGTCCAGAAGCAGAAAAAAAACAAAAAAGCTTTTGTGTAAGACCCCTGGAACAAACCAAAGCAGTAATGGCAAAATACAAGCTATCCTGCGTGAAACAAATTCGGTACCAATCAAATAAATAATAAGACAGTTTAATGCACGCAGAATACTCCATCCAACCATGGCAGATGAAAGTGACACCCCGAACAGTTTGAAGAACATAGCAGTA is a window of Nitrospirota bacterium DNA encoding:
- a CDS encoding glycosyltransferase family 39 protein, yielding MKEGDRVHIYSLLAIILIAAAIRIYLVFFKIMEYDEGVSTSMFILNPLSYGLTNYPIANNHIFHTLLAHISYRIFGIQPWAIRLPALIAGILLVPASYLFVRSFYNKYAALLTAAFVATSDPLIYFSIAARGYSLLVLFFLLIIVIAAYLKQNDNLFLWLLFAIISALGFYTIPIMLYPYGIVIIWLLLSGILKDTKLNQRTLLINLFISVIITFVLTSILYSPVIIVSGLKSLIFTYNAVPKDWSIFISKLPPIIVSTWKEWNEGIPFLISFLLVSGFFISLFFHSRLSVHRIPIIASVLWLIPVLLIQRVIPFTRVWLFLLPLYLGLASSGIYYFLARFIEPKYRNIRSVVLSILSIILVLSLGLSEVQARKEAYYERKGTLKDPDYTAIFLKNNIVPGDRVLFIGDWLDFNFDYYFALHKLPAMPDPKSARRLFVYVNHKAKDTVEVVLNSEGLSVVNYSTPKILLHDKYATIYELIKLTSNALGQ